The window GAATCTGACACTGGGTTTTTCTCACCCAATCGATTACGACCTGCCAGAAGGCGTAACTGCAGAAACTCCCACGCAAACCGAAATCTTGCTGAAGAGTGCAAATAAGCAGTTGCTAGGGCAGGTTGCTAGCGAAGTGCGTGCTTTCCGTCCGCCAGAGCCTTACAAAGGTAAGGGTGTGCGTTACGCTGACGAATTTGTACGTCGTAAAGAAGCTAAGAAGAAGTAAGCCGTAGATCGGTAAGCTAACAGTAGGTTTTAGATATGAACGCTAAGAAGCAATCCAGAATACGCCGTGCAACACGCAGCCGCTCAAAAATTCGTGAGCTGCGTGAAACTCGTCTTTGCGTCAACAGAACTCCTCGTCACATTTACGCGCAGATTATCTCCCCGGAAAGTGACAAGGTTCTTGCCAGCGCGTCCACGCTGGACAAAGACTTGCGCAGTGGTGCAACCGGTAATATTGATGCAGCTACAGCGGTAGGCAAGTTGATTGCCGAGCGCGCTAAAGCAGCAGGTGTTACTAAAGTCGCGTTTGACCGTAGTGGTTTCAAATTCCACGGTCGAGTTAAAGCACTGGCAGACGCCGCTCGTGAAAGTGGCTTGGAATTCTAAAGGTTAGATTATGTCGCAGCAGATTAAAAAAGAAGAGAGCAC of the Teredinibacter turnerae T7901 genome contains:
- the rplR gene encoding 50S ribosomal protein L18; its protein translation is MNAKKQSRIRRATRSRSKIRELRETRLCVNRTPRHIYAQIISPESDKVLASASTLDKDLRSGATGNIDAATAVGKLIAERAKAAGVTKVAFDRSGFKFHGRVKALADAARESGLEF